The sequence aatgcgattttcaaaaaatcctttctgtggcgtattctcgcatacacatacaacaaaattatgcaaaaaaaaaaatcgattttttttcgctggagaccagaagacccccttaaatatgtaaattcatATAAACACTCAAAGAGCAAGAAGataacaaaaaagttgtataaGTACAGACTAAAATATCTGTATTTTTTATATCCTCATCCATAGTGGGATAtgggaaaataacaataaactaAAAGGCAAAAAGTAAGATTCCATCGATTTAAAACTccaatttcttaaaatatacaatattataataatgaacGTGACAATACTCTTAACTCATCtcgttatttgttttattaaaatcataatacaaactttaacaaaagTAGGCTCTGCCcaacgaaaaggagttatcctGAGTGGAGCTCCGAGACAAAGCTCGGctgcatacaaaaaaaaccttaaaaattaagaattggCGCGAATACTTCTGTTTGGTGTAGGGCCAAGttccttcttctatttgtgaTGTTCGTCTTGACGTTGTTTCACAAGTGGAAGGACCTAGAGTTTTAGCCCAACTCCGACTTTTGAGAATGACCTTAGTAAATATTAAAGTCTCGTACCGATAATACTGTGAAATGCCGTACAATTAGACTTTCTGTGCTTAGTACTTaatctttctttttgttttagttctAAAAAGCATCGTTCTCGCTGTGGTGGCAACCTCTTCCAAACTGTCAATGGCCGctgttgaaaaacaagaaatatacaGAGAAACATAAAATTGTGAATTTGCAATCACAATTTGTTATAACTGCTCCACAAAATCAGAAACTTGAAGATAAACAATTGAGAATTGAATtgatagtgatacttattaataaaaataatattgtttcgAAAGATCCCATATTGTACAGCGTGAAGTTAAGATCTGCTGTGGTACAAAGTAGCTAAGCCGTGGGGCTGAATTCaacgtttaaataaaattagaagtTCTTATAGGAAAACAATATTTCTCGTTTTATAGCAGGAGTATTgatttacaagtattttaagTCTTAAGTAATAATGGTAAGTGTAATGGCGTTCCAAACGCATTTCTTTGCGGCAGGTAGTATTCAGTTATTACAAAATTTCTAAATCGGTCTTAAGGTTATGTtcatagtttaaataaataatatttgtataccACAGGAAATACAGCAGTTAGAAATACTTTGTAAGCAGCTCTATGAGGCAACAGACTCAGTGATACGttctgatgctgaaaaagcatTAGTAGCTTTCGTAAGCAGCCAGGATGCGTTACCCAAATGTCAAATGCTTTTAGAACGTGCAGATTCCAGCTATGCACAGATGTTGGCGGCGACAACGCTTACTAAATTGATACAAGGACTCAATTTAGAACAGCGTATTGATATCaggttaaacaaaaaatatattttttcgtacTTTTAAATAACAAAGTATGTTTGCCCCGCAGAAGTTACGTGTTAAATTATTTGGCCAATAGACCAAACTTGCAACATTTCGTGGTGCAAGCGCTCGTTACCCTTCTCGCAAAGATAACAAAATATGGCTGGTTCGATATGTACAAGAGTGAattgatttttcaaaatctttttgAGGATGTGAAGAAGTTCTTACAGGTGGGGCTcttctattatatatttattccctATAATTACATATACccctaatataaatttaaaacaaatatcaaattaattttgtagGGTTCGGTAGAACATTGCACTATTGGCGTTCAAATTTTATCGCAACTCGTTCTGGAAATGAATTCCATAGTTGAAGTCGATGTGAATTTATCTTTTTCAAAGAACCGAAAGATTGCCACTTCATTCCGTGACCAACAActgtatgatatttttttattatcctgTTCGTTGTTGGTTACTGCGCGTGACaacagcaaaaatttaaattttatggatGAATCCCAACAAGCGTTCGTATTAAAATCAGTGAaatgttttctttaaataatgATAATGGTTAATGTGTTTTCTTTAATAGACTAATTTCACATGTATTGCGTCTAACGAAAAATTGCCTGAGCTTTGATTTTATTGGTAGTTCAACGGATGAATCATCCGATGACATGAACAGTGTGCAGATACCCACATCATGGAGACCAGCGTTTTTAGATTCTaatactttaaaactatttttcgaTCTGTACCAGATACTCCCTAATGGTTTGGCCAGTTATTCTCTTTCTTGTCTCGTACAAGtaagttttaaataataatataaatattgataaGACACACATTAGTTTTTATATTAACCTTATGATATTTTATAGATGACTTCTGTGCGTCGTTCGCTTTTCAATAATTCAGAGCgaacaaaatttcttactcattTGGTGGAAGGCGTCAAAAATATACTTGTGAAtctgcatgtaaatttattttctttacttatttcgatatttaactttaataaaatctgAATTACTTATAGGGACTTAGTGACCCCGACAACTATCATGAATTTTGCCGCCTTTTGGCGCGCCTAAAATCTAATTACCAGTTGGGTGAACTTATAGCAGTACCATGTTATCCAGAAGCAATCCAGTTGATAGCAAAGTTTACTGTGCAGTCGCTTCAGGTTAGTTTTGTATaatctgcattttatttgctcaGCATTAACAGATCCATTTAACCTGTATTAGATATGGCAATTTGCTCCAAATAGTGTCCATTATTTGCTTACTTTGTGGCAACGAATGGTAGCATCTGTGCCGTACGTTAAATCCCCCGAACCACATTTATTGGGGACGTATACACCTGAGGTGACCAAAGCTTATATTGAGTCGCGTCTCGATGCTGTTCCAGTTATTGTGCGCGACAATATGGAAGATCCTTTGGACGATTTATGTATGGTTCAACAACAATTAGAGCAATTGTCTGTGATCGAGCGTTGTGAATATGACAAAACGTGTACATTGCTTGTTCAGCATTTTGATCAAAAGGCCCGAGAGTATGAAAACTTGCTGCAGACGCCTAATGCTAATCCAATGGATATTACCGTCCATGAATTGCAGCTCACTTGGCTAGTTTATGTCATTGGATCAGCAATCGTTGGGCGCCTGACCGTTAACTCGAACGATGATCATGACACGATGGATGCAGAATTAGTGATCAGGGTATGTGCGGCTGCATCTTGCCTAGAATGAGCCTCGTAATAAGacgtttttaaaatgattttaggtGCTACAATTAATGAGTTTAACGGATGCCCGATTACCACAAGCAGGTTGTGAGAAACTTGAATTGGCTATATTAAGTTTTTTGGAACAAGTCCGCAAAATGCACATCAGCGAACAAACGCAAAAGGCAAATGTTTATAAACGGCTTAGCGAAGTGTTTGGTTTAAATGACGACCAAATGCTCTTAAGTTTTATTAATCGGAAAATGTGAGTCAACTTTTCatacttttaatatttcacatacatatttttgaatcgCAAGTTattatttgcataaataattttgttatacGTTTATTTTTGTAAGGTAGTGTTTTCAATttgtaattattaaaacaaataaaacaaaaacatacctcagtttgaaaaattaaaataattcagagTAAAAAAACACCTTTCACAGCCTACAAGGGGCGCttctttaaagtatttttacCTCCTACAAACAGTTTGGTTAGTACTTCAATTAATTATGATAAATTATTACCTTAATTACAGCATAACTAATCTAAAATTCTGGGGTCATTCTGAACAAATCATAACTAAAACACTAATGTTGCTTTCGGATCTATCTGTGCATTTTAATTCTGTGAGAAAGCTAGCCAAATTGGAGGAGGTGCAATTCATGTTAACCCATCATACGGTGAGTGGTCGATGCGTTTATTTCATCTTTGCTTTAAGCTGACTGTTAATTAACGTATTTGCTAGAGTGAGCACTTTCCGTTTTTGGGTACCAATTCATCGTTATCGGAGATGCGTTGCCGCACAATGTTCTATACTTCGCTTGGGCGCTTGCTTATGTTCGACTTGGGCGAAGATGAGGAGCGTTTCTACAACTTTTTAACACCTCTCACAAGTAATATGCCAACGACATTCATCAATATCTCGAACATGTTAACAAATGCATTTCTGACAAGCATGAGGATATCTATCTATGCATTAGATTAagtataaaaatacgaaaacttgGAGATGAAAGAACTATTACATAATTACGCATGTGATTTAATTTCACCTTGACCAAATATATTGGATATTCTCATTTGCGTGGAAATTTTCATCATGTCAGATTGTATTTTCTACGTCTCAATAATTATACAGTTataatattcatttattaattggCGAAACTTATATACTTGCAGACCAATTTGAATCACTTGGCACTGTTTTGATGGATGCTAACAGTTTTCCAAACGAGGAGGCCAAGAAGGCAATTATTGGCTTGGCGCGAGATTTACGTGGCCTAGCTCAACCATTAAATGCTCGTATACCCTATACAATGCTGTTTGAATGGCTGTAAGTGATTTAGATAGCGCTTATTTTCATGAACTTCAAGAACTCTTTTATACATGACTGTTTCATATTCTATTTCTAAGTTACTACGCCGATTATTTGCCCATACTCATACGTGCCGTGGAGTTGTGGGCTCATGATCCTGCGGTCACAACCCCTGTACTGAAATTGTTCGCCGAGCTTGTGCATTGCCGCACTCAGCGTTTGCAAGGCAACGTATCAAGCCCAATGGGAATTCTATTATTTCGAGAGGCGTCCAAACTGATATGCATTTATGGAAATCGTATATTACATCTGGATGTGCCGCGGGATCAGCAGTATCCAATGCGTTTAAAAGGCATTTCGATTTGCTTCTTAATTCTTAAAAATGCCTTGGGAGGAAATTACGTAAACTTTGGCGTATTTAAGCTATACGGCGATGATACACTTGATAACGTTTTGAATATTGCTGCAAAGCTTATAATGTCAATACAGCAAAATGACTTGTTGGTGGGTATCAAGGCGTAGCCGTACAAGGTGATAGCAGAAGTACAAAAACATAATATTGTATttggtttttgcaattttgtaaTTTGACGTTGACATTCAATGacattcaatatttcaatcAGAATGTAAATATCCGaacaaaagacaaacaaaaaagacaGATCTCTTCGACATTGAGATTACTGCTGCCACCTTGTATGGACCCGCTCTGGTGGGTATATTgcattcaaaaaccaaaatataattgaataatTGCAACGTGATTATTCTGAACAGGAATATCCGAAATTGTCTTCGTCGTATTATGGATTGCTCAACTGCTTATCACAGGATCACATAACATTTCTAGCAAGTTTAGAACCGCGAGCGTTTGTCTATATTTTGGAGAGCCTTTCAAAAGGCCTTTCTGCTttaggtaaaaataaaaacaatttgttttatgTAGTATCACTTACTTTAAAAATGCAAACTTGATTACCACTACAGATTCGACGATTTATATCAGCTGCTGTTCCATATTGGATAGTATCGTATCGtatatatttaaacaattacAATTAAAGGGTATGTTTGTGACTGTAGATTAAatcagaaaatatttatgtatttaaatatttcagtttcGACATtcccaaacaaaaaattgcgtaATATCTCTCCTGAAAACGCACAGTTCCTTgaggtatttttaattaatgaattttgaataaataaattttgtagttGTCTTAATTTAAATGCTCTTTTCAGGTAGTGGAGATGAACTCAGAGTTGTTACAAAATATGATGTCCACTTTGTTGAACAACGTCATGGCAGAAGACTGCAGAAATCAGTGGTCAATGTCACGACCCCTATTAGTTCTCATACTTCTATATGAAGACTACTTTAGGTACGCCCCCTATGATATGTGCATCCTCACCACTAAGACTTCATTTATTATTACAGATCTTTAAAAGATAATATAATCCGGGCACAACCATTagacaaacaacaaacaatggCGCAATGGTTTGAAGATCTTATGGTCGGTATAGAGCGAAACGTGTCGAGCAAAAATAAAGagaagtatttaaaattttgcaggctaattttattaaaatttgagttCTAATTCtctataatttgtatatattttagatTTACGCAAAATCTTTCTTCGTTCCGTCGTGATGTTGTTAATTTACCAAAATCATCAAGTTATAATACAGGTGAGTTCTAAGAAAATActctattatttaataaaacataGCTTAAACTTGTAAGCACAGCTGGGCAATACGGATTAGGATTACGAAATGATTATGACTGCAGTAGTCTTCAAAAGAAAAtccaattaaaattaatataatcgtCTGTCGTGTGAACATAGATTAAGATTTCAGCGATGTATTTTTGAAAGAGTTGGATTCAACATTGCTGTCATCGTAATGTAAGTTCGTTTAATGGAGGATTACTTAAAATGTAGTCCTGCCCTGtcttttttgtttaagaatTACTGTAATCGTTGCAAAGGGTTATTCTTACTAGATATCAGTAGACGTCACTGCcattacatatatttactttGTAAAGTGAATTTCAgtcagaaaaaataatttttaagctttACGTTGCCATCAATACctgaaataaattagaaattagcatggtagaaaatatttgtagaaaatataCCAGGAACAAAGACAAAaatacgttcccacgacagtcggttctacgttaccggaacgacccagatttCTATCTGGTCAAGGACtgttactccagcagcattcccgtacatgcatgggaaatgtttatgttgttacatcaacaacaataaaaattcgaACGTTCCCACGACTGTCGGTTCTACGTagccggaacgacccggatttttaTTCGGCCATAAACTGTCACTCTAGCAGGATTtcccatatatatgtatagcgaacaacaacaacaaatgcccTCGAATACCCGGTGGTAAAAATtactactaaaaaataaattcactagtacaaaatattatttcaaaaattcgatATCGATTGTATCATCTTATGCAGAACAGTAAGACTCTTCGCTTGAAactaaatttggaaaattcgtaaaattcaaacaattatataagaaaatgttgAAGTTTTCCCAGAAATGCAATATTTACTCTATTCAACTTCTTCCCTAtttaacttttgcacaattctCGAAATACTTCGTTTAAGAttactcaaaaaattgtaattaagaaAAGCTTAATTCTGGAATTATTGTAATCGTACATCGAATGCTTTCTTTATTCCGTGATTCCGTTTACTATAATTGTATTTTACCTTTTTCCTGAATTGAGAttactataattttaatttaaggtCAATTCgataatttaaaagttttgaagCTGCGATTAAAATAATCATAATCCTATACGCAATTAATTGCACATTTAATTCTTATTGCCCAGCTCTGCTTGTGACAACGGGAAAATTTGGTAATTGAGATTCTTAGTGCAattttttcgacatttaagTTTTCAGCAAACTTCACAGCAAAAGTTAAAAACGATTTGATATTCAAGTCAATGCGAATCAATTAAAGGTGATATCAGTagaccagctgatttgtttttttttttctttcgccgtgtacaTTCAGATGCCAGCATAAAAGAAAATGACGAGAAGTCGTTCCATTCGCACTATCGTCGTATGCTTCTAGCTTCCAATCCATGTTGGCTGTTCAACGcattttgtccttttctttttctttgggaTTTTCCAATATACAAAATCTTGTTGCTGTTGAGTCCAATTGACAGTCCTGCTTCCTAGAGAGATGTATGTaatgatgaaaatgaaaatttaatatattttaaagttgTATAGTAAACTTTAGGTTACAAAAAACTTTAACATCTGTCATAACAAAAGAGATTATCTTTTATCA comes from Anastrepha ludens isolate Willacy chromosome 3, idAnaLude1.1, whole genome shotgun sequence and encodes:
- the LOC128856861 gene encoding ran-binding protein 16 isoform X1 → MEIQQLEILCKQLYEATDSVIRSDAEKALVAFVSSQDALPKCQMLLERADSSYAQMLAATTLTKLIQGLNLEQRIDIRSYVLNYLANRPNLQHFVVQALVTLLAKITKYGWFDMYKSELIFQNLFEDVKKFLQGSVEHCTIGVQILSQLVLEMNSIVEVDVNLSFSKNRKIATSFRDQQLYDIFLLSCSLLVTARDNSKNLNFMDESQQALISHVLRLTKNCLSFDFIGSSTDESSDDMNSVQIPTSWRPAFLDSNTLKLFFDLYQILPNGLASYSLSCLVQMTSVRRSLFNNSERTKFLTHLVEGVKNILVNLHGLSDPDNYHEFCRLLARLKSNYQLGELIAVPCYPEAIQLIAKFTVQSLQIWQFAPNSVHYLLTLWQRMVASVPYVKSPEPHLLGTYTPEVTKAYIESRLDAVPVIVRDNMEDPLDDLCMVQQQLEQLSVIERCEYDKTCTLLVQHFDQKAREYENLLQTPNANPMDITVHELQLTWLVYVIGSAIVGRLTVNSNDDHDTMDAELVIRVLQLMSLTDARLPQAGCEKLELAILSFLEQVRKMHISEQTQKANVYKRLSEVFGLNDDQMLLSFINRKIITNLKFWGHSEQIITKTLMLLSDLSVHFNSVRKLAKLEEVQFMLTHHTSEHFPFLGTNSSLSEMRCRTMFYTSLGRLLMFDLGEDEERFYNFLTPLTNQFESLGTVLMDANSFPNEEAKKAIIGLARDLRGLAQPLNARIPYTMLFEWLYYADYLPILIRAVELWAHDPAVTTPVLKLFAELVHCRTQRLQGNVSSPMGILLFREASKLICIYGNRILHLDVPRDQQYPMRLKGISICFLILKNALGGNYVNFGVFKLYGDDTLDNVLNIAAKLIMSIQQNDLLEYPKLSSSYYGLLNCLSQDHITFLASLEPRAFVYILESLSKGLSALDSTIYISCCSILDSIVSYIFKQLQLKVSTFPNKKLRNISPENAQFLEVVEMNSELLQNMMSTLLNNVMAEDCRNQWSMSRPLLVLILLYEDYFRSLKDNIIRAQPLDKQQTMAQWFEDLMVGIERNVSSKNKEKFTQNLSSFRRDVVNLPKSSSYNTVNVVSSVSDINDFLLNELEKEYMRDDD
- the LOC128856861 gene encoding ran-binding protein 16 isoform X2, whose translation is MEIQQLEILCKQLYEATDSVIRSDAEKALVAFVSSQDALPKCQMLLERADSSYAQMLAATTLTKLIQGLNLEQRIDIRSYVLNYLANRPNLQHFVVQALVTLLAKITKYGWFDMYKSELIFQNLFEDVKKFLQGSVEHCTIGVQILSQLVLEMNSIVEVDVNLSFSKNRKIATSFRDQQLYDIFLLSCSLLVTARDNSKNLNFMDESQQALISHVLRLTKNCLSFDFIGSSTDESSDDMNSVQIPTSWRPAFLDSNTLKLFFDLYQILPNGLASYSLSCLVQMTSVRRSLFNNSERTKFLTHLVEGVKNILVNLHGLSDPDNYHEFCRLLARLKSNYQLGELIAVPCYPEAIQLIAKFTVQSLQIWQFAPNSVHYLLTLWQRMVASVPYVKSPEPHLLGTYTPEVTKAYIESRLDAVPVIVRDNMEDPLDDLCMVQQQLEQLSVIERCEYDKTCTLLVQHFDQKAREYENLLQTPNANPMDITVHELQLTWLVYVIGSAIVGRLTVNSNDDHDTMDAELVIRVLQLMSLTDARLPQAGCEKLELAILSFLEQVRKMHISEQTQKANVYKRLSEVFGLNDDQMLLSFINRKIITNLKFWGHSEQIITKTLMLLSDLSVHFNSVRKLAKLEEVQFMLTHHTSEHFPFLGTNSSLSEMRCRTMFYTSLGRLLMFDLGEDEERFYNFLTPLTNQFESLGTVLMDANSFPNEEAKKAIIGLARDLRGLAQPLNARIPYTMLFEWLYYADYLPILIRAVELWAHDPAVTTPVLKLFAELVHCRTQRLQGNVSSPMGILLFREASKLICIYGNRILHLDVPRDQQYPMRLKGISICFLILKNALGGNYVNFGVFKLYGDDTLDNVLNIAAKLIMSIQQNDLLEYPKLSSSYYGLLNCLSQDHITFLASLEPRAFVYILESLSKGLSALDSTIYISCCSILDSIVSYIFKQLQLKVSTFPNKKLRNISPENAQFLEVVEMNSELLQNMMSTLLNNVMAEDCRNQWSMSRPLLVLILLYEDYFRSLKDNIIRAQPLDKQQTMAQWFEDLMVGIERNVSSKNKEKFTQNLSSFRRDVVNLPKSSSYNTDNAYQVYSETNYSVSV